In one Haloplanus salinus genomic region, the following are encoded:
- a CDS encoding cold-shock protein, with translation MATGTVAFFNDTGGYGFIETEDSDEDVFFHMEDIGGPDLEEGQEVEFDIEQADKGPRATNLQRL, from the coding sequence ATGGCGACTGGTACGGTTGCGTTCTTTAACGACACTGGCGGTTACGGGTTCATCGAGACTGAAGATTCGGACGAAGACGTCTTCTTCCACATGGAAGACATCGGCGGTCCGGACCTGGAAGAAGGGCAGGAGGTGGAGTTCGACATCGAACAGGCCGACAAGGGCCCACGAGCGACCAATCTCCAACGGCTGTAG
- a CDS encoding cryptochrome/photolyase family protein, giving the protein MTVWLLGDQLHPDHHVLDGADRVLLIEATAFADRRSYHPQKLGLVFAAMRHARDRLRDAGYAVEYRRAERFGDALDAHFEAHPGDDLRLMRPPSYGAADRLRELVDARGGTLTLVDDDRFLCSPAAFDEWHDGGDFRHEDFYRWLRRREGVLLADGDPVGGQWNFDESNRETPPDDWSPPPAPRYEPDDLTRETLDWVGERFDTWGEREGFAWPVTREGALDALDHFVTHRLPEFGPYQDAMVGDEWALAHSLLSSSLNLGLLGPREVIDAAVGAWERDAAPIESVEGFVRQVLGWREFMRHVYRRTMPDLAEGDVLDRSRDLPSLYYDGETRMRCLDEAVSHVYDHGYAHHIERLMLLSNFATLVGADPHELNEWFHFGFVDAYHWVTTPNVLGMGSFATDAFTSKPYVSSGNYVDKMSDHCATCPYDVDATTGEDACPFNALYWDFLKEHEETLRGTGRMGLMYSHVDRKGDEEWEAIRERASRLRERAAEGSL; this is encoded by the coding sequence ATGACCGTCTGGCTCCTCGGCGATCAGCTCCACCCCGATCATCACGTCCTCGACGGCGCGGACCGGGTCCTGCTGATCGAGGCGACGGCCTTCGCCGATCGACGTTCCTACCACCCCCAGAAACTCGGCCTCGTCTTCGCCGCGATGCGTCACGCCCGCGACCGGTTGCGGGACGCGGGCTACGCGGTCGAGTACCGCCGCGCCGAGCGGTTCGGCGACGCCCTCGACGCCCACTTCGAGGCGCATCCGGGCGACGACCTGCGGCTCATGCGCCCCCCGAGTTACGGCGCCGCCGACCGCCTGCGCGAGTTGGTCGACGCCCGCGGCGGAACGCTCACTCTCGTCGACGACGACCGGTTTCTGTGCTCGCCCGCGGCGTTCGACGAGTGGCACGACGGGGGCGACTTCCGCCACGAGGACTTCTACCGCTGGCTGCGTCGGCGCGAGGGCGTGCTACTGGCTGACGGCGACCCCGTCGGCGGTCAGTGGAACTTCGACGAGTCGAACCGCGAGACGCCGCCCGACGACTGGTCGCCGCCGCCGGCCCCGCGGTACGAGCCGGACGATCTGACCCGGGAGACGCTCGACTGGGTCGGCGAACGGTTCGACACGTGGGGGGAGCGCGAGGGGTTCGCGTGGCCCGTCACGCGCGAGGGCGCCCTCGACGCCCTCGATCACTTCGTCACCCATCGCCTCCCCGAGTTCGGCCCGTACCAGGACGCGATGGTGGGCGACGAGTGGGCGCTCGCACACTCCTTGCTCTCGTCGTCGCTGAACCTCGGTCTCCTCGGGCCGCGGGAGGTGATCGACGCCGCCGTCGGGGCGTGGGAGCGTGACGCCGCCCCCATCGAGAGCGTCGAGGGGTTCGTCCGGCAGGTGCTCGGCTGGCGGGAGTTCATGCGGCACGTCTACCGGCGGACGATGCCCGACTTGGCCGAGGGAGACGTGCTGGACCGCTCCCGCGACCTCCCGTCGCTTTACTACGACGGCGAGACGCGGATGCGGTGTCTGGACGAAGCGGTGTCTCACGTCTACGACCACGGCTACGCCCACCACATCGAGCGGCTGATGCTCCTCTCGAACTTCGCGACGCTCGTCGGCGCCGACCCCCACGAACTCAACGAGTGGTTCCACTTCGGGTTCGTCGACGCCTACCACTGGGTGACGACGCCGAACGTCCTAGGGATGGGTTCGTTCGCCACCGACGCGTTCACCTCGAAACCCTACGTCTCCTCGGGTAACTACGTCGACAAGATGAGCGACCACTGCGCGACCTGTCCGTACGACGTGGACGCGACGACGGGTGAAGACGCCTGCCCGTTCAACGCGCTCTACTGGGACTTCCTGAAGGAACACGAGGAGACGCTCCGCGGCACGGGGCGGATGGGGCTGATGTACAGCCACGTCGACCGGAAAGGCGACGAGGAGTGGGAGGCGATCCGAGAGCGAGCGTCACGGCTGCGCGAACGAGCAGCGGAGGGGTCGCTGTAG